One Chitinophagaceae bacterium C216 genomic window carries:
- the gloB_3 gene encoding Hydroxyacylglutathione hydrolase: MFFQHVYDKSLAQASYFIGCQAKGEAIVIDAQRDIDVYLEIAKQNNMKITHLAETHIHADFLCGSRELAAVTGAKMYLSDEGGEDWQYAFPHVGLTHGDKINVGNLTLEVLHTPGHTPESISFLLTDHPATDKPVMVFTGDFVFVGDIGRPDLLEKAAGLIGTQEKGAKQMYQSIQRFAELPEYVQVWPAHGAGSACGKALGAVPSSTVGYEKIRNWAFQYEDDEAGFIKYLLEGQPEPPKYFAMMKHLNKVNRPLLVEVPKHPKLTKEQFLTAYENGLKVIDTRNKADFAKGFIPGSINIQGNNSFSTWAGWLLNYQEQFILIADDNQIEDLTRKLMRIGLDNIYGYISNVEDLELELETEDIIDIEEFKSYIGNPDAQIVDVRGLTEYETYHVEGADHVFVGTLLDNLDKFSKDKQIVIHCQSGDRATIAQSLLAKYGFKNVKNYSAGMKEWMEVNS; this comes from the coding sequence ATGTTTTTTCAACACGTATATGATAAAAGCTTGGCACAGGCGAGTTACTTTATCGGTTGCCAGGCAAAAGGCGAAGCCATCGTAATTGACGCACAGCGTGATATCGATGTATATCTGGAAATTGCGAAGCAAAATAATATGAAAATCACGCATCTTGCCGAAACACATATCCATGCTGATTTTCTATGTGGTTCACGCGAATTGGCAGCAGTGACAGGAGCAAAAATGTATCTTTCGGACGAAGGTGGTGAAGACTGGCAATACGCTTTCCCGCACGTAGGTTTAACACACGGAGATAAAATCAACGTAGGAAACCTGACCTTGGAAGTATTGCACACACCCGGCCATACACCCGAAAGTATCAGCTTTTTATTGACGGATCATCCAGCAACCGACAAACCGGTAATGGTTTTCACAGGAGATTTCGTTTTTGTCGGCGATATTGGTCGCCCAGATTTATTGGAAAAAGCGGCAGGATTAATCGGCACACAAGAAAAAGGAGCCAAACAGATGTACCAATCCATTCAACGTTTTGCAGAATTGCCGGAATACGTACAAGTTTGGCCGGCACACGGAGCGGGTTCGGCTTGTGGTAAAGCATTGGGAGCTGTGCCAAGCTCGACAGTTGGTTATGAGAAAATCCGGAACTGGGCATTTCAATATGAAGATGATGAAGCCGGATTTATCAAATATTTATTAGAAGGTCAGCCGGAACCACCAAAATATTTTGCGATGATGAAACACCTGAACAAGGTAAACCGTCCGTTGTTGGTGGAAGTCCCTAAACATCCGAAATTGACAAAGGAACAGTTTCTGACAGCTTACGAAAACGGTTTGAAAGTAATTGACACCCGTAATAAAGCTGATTTTGCTAAAGGATTTATTCCGGGAAGCATCAATATTCAGGGCAATAATTCTTTCTCTACTTGGGCAGGTTGGTTACTGAATTATCAGGAACAATTTATTCTAATTGCTGATGATAACCAAATCGAAGATCTGACCCGGAAACTGATGCGGATAGGATTGGATAATATTTATGGATACATTTCCAATGTAGAAGACCTGGAGTTGGAATTGGAAACCGAAGACATTATCGATATTGAAGAATTCAAATCGTACATCGGAAATCCTGATGCACAAATCGTCGATGTGAGAGGGTTGACAGAGTACGAAACTTATCACGTAGAGGGTGCAGATCACGTTTTTGTAGGAACACTACTGGACAATCTGGATAAATTCAGCAAAGACAAACAAATCGTCATCCATTGCCAAAGTGGAGATAGAGCAACCATTGCCCAATCGCTTTTAGCGAAATACGGTTTCAAAAATGTGAAGAACTATTCTGCCGGGATGAAAGAATGGATGGAAGTAAATAGTTGA
- the gloB_4 gene encoding Hydroxyacylglutathione hydrolase, producing the protein MKVEQIYTGCLAQGAYYVESNGEAVVIDPLREVQPYIEKAEKDNAKIKYVLETHFHADFVSGHLDLAKKTGATIVFGPTAKPGFEAQVAEDGEILNVGNIQIKVIHTPGHTMESTCFLLIDENGKETSLFTGDTLFIGDVGRPDLAQKVIADLTQEKLAAHLYDSLHNKIIPLADDIIVYPAHGAGSACGKNMSKETTDTLGNQKKTNYALQPMSKEKFIDEVLDGLMPPPGYFPANVLMNIKGYESIDEVLHKGTQALSPTEFEVAANETDALLLDTRDAQTFAKGFIPNSINIGIDDNFAPWVGTLIPDIKQTILLIADEGREEEIVTRLARVGYDNTIGYLKGGFEAWKNAGKETDTIESISVDELAKRMEENPDLNILDVRKKSEHFSEHVIGSENIALDYINEHIAEVNKDKTYYVHCAGGYRSMIFNSILRARGYDNLIDVQGGFDAIKASGKFKVSDYVCPTTML; encoded by the coding sequence ATGAAAGTAGAACAAATTTATACAGGATGTTTAGCTCAAGGAGCTTATTATGTAGAAAGTAACGGAGAAGCAGTGGTAATAGATCCGCTTCGTGAAGTACAGCCTTACATCGAAAAAGCAGAAAAAGACAATGCCAAAATCAAATATGTATTAGAAACGCATTTTCATGCCGACTTTGTGAGTGGACATTTAGATTTGGCTAAGAAAACCGGAGCAACTATTGTTTTTGGGCCTACTGCAAAGCCCGGATTTGAAGCACAGGTTGCCGAAGACGGTGAAATTTTAAACGTTGGAAACATTCAAATCAAAGTAATCCATACACCGGGACATACCATGGAAAGCACTTGTTTTCTTCTGATAGATGAAAACGGTAAGGAAACCAGTTTGTTCACAGGCGACACGCTATTTATCGGAGATGTAGGCCGTCCTGATTTGGCACAAAAAGTAATTGCTGACTTAACACAGGAAAAATTAGCTGCTCATTTATATGATTCATTGCATAATAAAATCATTCCGTTGGCAGACGATATAATCGTTTATCCGGCACACGGAGCGGGTTCGGCTTGTGGTAAAAATATGAGCAAGGAAACGACCGATACTTTAGGCAACCAAAAGAAAACCAATTATGCTTTGCAACCAATGAGTAAAGAAAAATTCATTGATGAAGTATTAGACGGTTTGATGCCGCCTCCGGGATATTTTCCGGCAAATGTATTGATGAACATCAAAGGTTACGAAAGTATAGACGAAGTATTGCACAAAGGAACACAGGCTTTAAGCCCAACGGAATTTGAAGTCGCAGCTAACGAAACCGATGCATTATTACTGGATACCCGTGATGCACAAACCTTTGCCAAAGGATTTATTCCAAATTCCATCAACATCGGTATCGACGACAACTTTGCTCCATGGGTAGGAACATTAATTCCGGATATTAAACAAACCATTTTATTGATTGCCGACGAAGGTCGTGAAGAAGAAATCGTTACCCGTTTGGCTCGTGTGGGTTATGACAATACCATTGGTTATTTAAAAGGTGGATTTGAAGCGTGGAAAAATGCAGGTAAAGAAACTGATACTATCGAATCAATTTCGGTAGATGAACTGGCAAAACGAATGGAAGAAAATCCTGATTTGAACATATTAGATGTCCGCAAAAAGAGCGAGCATTTTTCAGAACACGTGATTGGTTCAGAAAACATTGCGTTAGATTATATCAACGAACACATTGCAGAAGTAAATAAAGACAAAACCTATTATGTGCATTGTGCCGGTGGTTACCGTTCTATGATATTCAATTCCATATTAAGAGCCAGAGGTTATGATAACTTGATTGATGTTCAAGGTGGTTTTGATGCCATTAAAGCTTCGGGTAAATTCAAAGTAAGCGATTACGTTTGTCCAACCACAATGCTTTAA